Genomic DNA from Phaeobacter porticola:
TGAACTGACGCTGGATGATTTTAATCTGGGTAGCGACATCCCGCTGCTGGTGAATTGCATGCCCTCAGGTAAATACCTGATGGAAGATTTCTGTTATGCGGGCGGAATGCCTGTTGTGCTGCGACAATTGGCGGAAACAGGACATTTACGACCAAACACAACCGTGCTCGGCGGCGATATCAGGGCCTATACCGACGGTGCCGAATGTTTCAACGGTGATGTCATCAAGAGCTTTGCCGATCCGGTCAAACCGGCGGCCGGGTTGCGGGTGCTACGCGGAAATCTGGCCCCGAACGGGGCGATCGTCAAACCCTCGGCGGCGACCGATCATCTCTTGGAACATGAAGGCGAGGCTTATGTCTTTGACACCATCGAAGACATGAAAGCCAACATTGACCGCGACGATCTGCCGGTCACCAAGGACAGCATTCTGGTGCTGAAAGGTGTTGGCCCCAAAGGCTATCCCGGCATGCCCGAGGTCGGCAATATGCCGATCCCTCGCAAGCTGGTCCGCGACGGGGTGCGTGATATGATCCGTATTTCTGACGGGCGCATGTCGGGTACCGCCTTTGGCACCGTCATCCTGCATGTCTCGCCAGAATCTCAGGCAGGTGGCCCATTGGGGCTGGTGCAGACTGGCGACCGGATCCGCGTCAGCGCCAGTGCTGGCAGCCTTGACCTGCTGGTTGCAGAAGAAGAGCTGCAAGCGCGCCGCCGCGCCTGGCTGCCTGAACCGCCACATTACACGCGCGGCTATGCCAAACTCTATGTCGACAGCGTGCTTCAGGCCGAACAGGGCGCGGATCTCGATTTTCTTGTGGGCAAAGACACCCGCCCCGTCACACGAGAGAGCCATTGATGACCGATACGGCAACCTTCCCCGATCTCAACGGGGCCTCCGTTTTTATCACCGGTGGCGGATCCGGCATTGGCGCCGCCCTGACAGAAGGATTTTTGCGTCAAGGGGCCAAGGTCGCATTTGTCGGCCGCTCTGATGCGTCCGCATTTGTGGATCAGATGGAGACACAGACCGGAAACCGCCCGCTGTTCATTCGCTGCGACATCACCAACGTTTCTGCGTTGAGGACGGCGATTGATCAGGCGGCGCAGACGCATGGGCCGATTACTGCTCTGGTCAACAACGCCGCCAATGATCAGCGTCACGCAACACTGGAGGTGGAAGAGGAGTTCTGGGACTGGGCGCAGGCAATCAACCTCAAAGCCTATTTCTTTGCCTGTCAGGCGGTATTGCCAGGGATGCAGGCGGCAGGCGGCGGTGCCATCGTGAACTTCACGTCGATCAGCTACATGATGGGCAACAGCGGCTACCCCGCCTACACTACTGCCAATGCCGGGTTGAACGGCTTAACCCGCAGTCTCGCAAGGGAATTTGGTCCCGACCGTGTGCGCGTGAATGCACTGGCACCCGGATGGGTGCTAACCGAAAAGCAGCTTGATAAATGGGCAACGCCCGACGCGCTCGCCGCACATCTTGAGCGACAATGTCTGAAGGATCACCTTTCTCCACAGGACATCGTGGCGTCCGCGCTGTTCCTTGCCTCTGCCAGCAGCCGAATGATCACCGGCCAGACTCTGGTCGTGGACGGCGGCGTTGTGGTGACGGGATGACTCGGCAGATAGGTCCCGAAACCGGTACAGGTGGCCCAGCAGGGCCGCTAGCTTGGATCGCTGCCGACTGGGGCACAACCCAGCTGCGGCTGTGGTTGCTGGACGATCAAAATCGGGTGTTGCATCGTATCAAGTCGGACAAAGGCATGTCCCAGCTGACGCCAGACACCTATGAGCCGACCCTGCTAGAGTTGCTGGCAACTCACCTGCCCTCTCTGGGAAACGATAAACAGGACGCGATTTCTGTGATTTGCTGCGGAATGGTCGGCTCGCGTCAAGGCTGGGCGGAGGCCCCTTATTCTACGGCCCCCTGCCCACCACCTGGAATTGATCAGGCAACCCTCGCCCCGATACGGGATCCGCGCCTGACGGTGTATCTGCTACCGGGCATCAAGACCCTCACCCCAGCAGACGTCATGCGTGGCGAGGAAACACAAATTGCCGGCTTCCTCGCGCAAGAGGCGGTTAGTGGTAGCGACCATACCCAGCTGATATGCCTGCCCGGCACCCACAGCAAATGGGCCCGCCTTCAGGACGGGCAAGTCACCCGTTTTACCACCTTCATGACAGGGGAGGTTTTTGCCCTGCTACAAGGCCATTCGGTGCTGCGGCACTGCGTGGCTGATACGGGCTGGGACGACGATGCCTTTGCCACAGCCCTAAGCGAGGCGCTTTCCAACCCGGCCCAAACCGTCGCGTCGCTGTTTCGAATCCGGGCTGATGCCTTACTGTCAGATCAAAGCGAGGAGACCGCACGCGCGCGTCTATCCGGACTGTTGATCGGGGCTGAGCTGGCGGCCACCCGTCACGACTGGACAACTCACCCCATGACCATTTTGGGCACCGAGCAATTGGCGCGCCGCTATGAACAGGCCCTCCTGCTGCAAGGCTGTAAGCCCCGACGCGTTGATGCTGAAACACTGACACTCGCGGGGCTCTGCGCCGCGCGCGCCCATCTGCGAAAGAACCTCTCGCCATGAACCGAAATATTATTGCCATCCTCCGAGGCCTGCATCCCGAAGAGGCACGCCCCATAACCGATACGTTGATCGACGCAGGCATCACCCGGATTGAAGTACCGCTGAACTCTCCCGATCCGTTTGACAGCATTGCCGCCATGCTGGAGCAGGCCGAAGGCCGCGCCACAATTGGCGCTGGTACGGTGCTGGACACGGATGCAGTTGCGCGGCTGGCAGGCATGGGCGCGCAGATGGTGGTCTCACCTGACTGCAATCCGGATGTGATCCGCGCAACCAAGGCTGCAGGAATATTGTCCTACCCAGGCGTATTCACTGCGAGCGAATGTTTCGCAGCATTGCGTGCGGGCGCGGATGGGCTGAAGTTCTTCCCGGCCTTCAAACTGGGGCTTGATGGGTTTTCGGCCCTAAAAGCTGTCCTGCCAACAGACGCCGAAACCTACGCGGTCGGCGGTGTTGGCCCGGATGATTTTGCAGCCTGGCAGCGGGCTGGGATCACCGGCTTTGGTCTTGGCGCATCGCTTTATGCACCGGGCCGCTCAACGCTGGATGTGGCGCGTCTCGCAGCCGAAATCGTCGCGGCCTACGATGAGGCCTTTGATGACCAGTGATCCATTCTGCCACCCTCAAGCGGCAGAGATCTTTAGCGAGACCTGCTGCACCCTCGGCGAGGGGCCGCTCTGGCATCCGACCCGCAATCAACTGTTCTGGTTCGATATCATTGAGAAGCGCCTGTTGACCGTACAAGACGGAGCAGAACAAAGCTGGCAATTCGACGAATGCGTCTCCGCCGCAGGCTGGGTCGATGAGATGACGCTGATCATCGCCAGCGCATCAGCGCTCTGGCAGTTTGACATCGCAACCGGCGCGCGGGCGCACATCGTGGATCTGGAGGCTGACCAAACTCTGACTCGTTCCAACGACGGGCGCGCCGATCCGTGGGGCGGGTTCTGGATCGGCACCATGGGTTACAATGCTGAACCGGGGCTGGGTGCGATCTATCGCTACTATCACGGTGAGCTGCGCCGCATCGTGGCGGATCAGACGATCACCAACGCGATCTGTTTCGCGCCTAACCGATCCTGTGCCTATTTCACCGACACAACGACCGGTAAAATCATGCGCCAGCCGCTGGCTGCGGGTGATGGCTGGCCCATTGGGACAGCCGATGTATTTCTTGACCTGAGCGGGAAAGATTTTGGCCCCGATGGTGCGATCGTGGACACAATCGGACGGTTCTGGAACGCGCAATGGGGGGCAAGCCGCGTGGCCGTCTACGGCGCAGACGGAACGCTGGAAGAGATCTACCCGGTCCCGACATCCCAAGCATCCTGCCCAGCTTTAGGCGGCGCAGATTTCTCCCGCTTGTTCATCACCACCGCTGCAGAGGGGTTGGACGATCCCGATGCAGGCAGAACGTATCACATCCAAACCACGGCCAAGGGCCAGCGCGAGCATCGCGTCATTTTGTGAGGACCTTATGCAGCGCACGCTTGGCACCTGCTATTACCCCGAACATTGGCCGGAAGAAATCTGGCAAGAGGACGCCGCACGCATGGTCGAGGTCGGGCTTACATGGGTGCGGATTGGTGAATTCGCTTGGTCCCGTATCGAACCCACCTCAGGCGACCTGCGTTGGGACTGGCTGGACCGCGCTATTGATACGCTGGTTTCTGCGGGACTGAAAGTTATTCTAGGCACACCAACCGCAACACCGCCACGCTGGATATTGGATAGACACCCGGACATGTTGGCGCTGGATGCCGAGGGCCGACCGCGCGGGTTCGGCTCGCGCCGACATTATTGTTTCAGTCACGAGGGTTACCGCGCTGAATGCCGTCGAATTGTAACCCTGATTGCCGAACGTTACGGCCCTGGTGACCGTATCGCAGCCTGGCAGACGGACAATGAATATGGCTGCCATGACACCACGATCAGCTATTCGCCTGCCGCGCAGCTGGCCTTTTGCAAATGGCTGGAGCAACGCTATGACGGCGATATATCTGCGCTGAATATCGCGTGGGGGAATGTGTTCTGGTCCATGGACTATAACCGCTTTGACCAGATTGCATTGCCAAATCTGACCGTAACAGAACCCAATCCTGCTCACGTTCAGGCGTTCCGGCGGTTTTCTTCCGATCAGGTAGTGGCCTTCAATCGCGATCAGGCCCGCATTTTGCGGACGCATTCCCGCGCACCAATTGCCCATAACTACATGGGTCGTGTCACCGATTTTGATCACTACAAGACCGGTGACGACCTCGATATCGCCAGTTGGGACAGTTATCCACTAGGATTTCTTGAAGACCGCGTTGGCGCCAGCGCTGAAGATCAACGGCGCTATGCCCGCCAAGGCGATCCCGATTTCCAAGCTTTTCATCACGATCTTTATCGCGCTGTGGGGCGAGGGCGTTGGTGGGTTATGGAACAGCAACCCGGACCAGTAAACTGGGCACCCTACAACCCGGCCCCCCTGCCTGGAATGGTGCGGTTCTGGACTTGGGAAGCCTTTGCTCATGGGGCCGAGGCCGTTTGCTATTTCCGTTGGCGACAGGCTCCCTTTGCACAGGAACAAATGCACGCTGGGATGCTGCGTCCTGACAGTGTGCCCGCCCAAGCATTCGCAGAGGCACAGCAAGTCTCTGAAGAACTGGCAACAACACCAGACGTGCAGCACACACAGGCGCCTGTGGCACTGATCTTTGACTATGACGCCGAATGGGCTTGGCAGACCCAGCCCCATGGCGCGGGGCTGAGTTACTTCAACCTGGTGCTTGACCACTACCGCGCCCTGAGGCGGGCCGGTCTATCTGTGGATATTGCCGCGCCTACTCGGCGTGATTTTGCGGGCTACAATCTGATCCTTGCACCCGGACTCATGCATCTGGCCCAACCCCTGCGTGACGCGCTCACCCAGACCTCTGCGATCATTCTCTATGGTCCACGTACGGGTGTCCGCAACGAGGAATTTTCCATTCCTGTGCCGCTCCCGCCAGGCCTGACTGGACTGGATTTACGCGTCATCGCAACCGAAAGCCTGCGACCCGATATGTCGGTACCGCTTGCCCCCCCGACACAGGGTAACATCAAAGGTTATGTTGAAACCTTGGAAGGCTCGGCCAAGGCCCTATTGCGTGACACTTCCGGAAAAAAAGTTGCCGTCACCTCCGGTCGTCAAATTTATTGTGGCGGGTGGCTGGACGCGACGGGATTGGATCATCTGATCGCGTTGCTATGCGCACAGGCGGGCTTGGCCACCAGATCGCTGCCTGAAGGCGTGCGAATACGACAGACCGAAACCGAGGAGTTCTGGTTTAACCACAACGCAACACCAATCAAAACCGAGGTTGGTACGCTGCCAGCCGCATGTGTCTTGCGGCGGCGGCTTACACGTTAGGTCCTAGCGTTATCACCAGCGTCGCCTCTGACATTATTGATCATTACGCGTTCAGCAATATCAGGATGATCGAGATCTGCTCAGCAAAACTTTGAAGTGTCTCGCGCCGCTCAAAGACGGTTTAGGGCAATGGGGAAAACAGACAACCGCCCGAACCAAACGATCTGGGCGGTTGCCTTATCTGTCTCTCTCACTCATTCTTCAGTCAAACAGTGCCGCCCAGGCTTCCCTCCAATGTGGCCAGTTCTTGCCCGCCGGCCATTAGATCTTGCAGCTCTTCCGGGGTGATTTCACCGCGCCGCGCAGTGCCGAGGGTTTGACCCCGGTTCAGTACGGTAAATCGATCCCCCACCGCCATCGCGTGGCGCACGTTGTGGGTGATAAAGACCACCGCGACGCCCTGCTTGCGGACCTTGTCGATGGTGGCCAGAACATTTGCGGTTTGGCGCACGCCCAAAGCCGATGTCGGCTCGTCCAGAATCAACACCTTGGCACCGAAGTGGACAGCACGAGCGATCGCGACGGTCTGCCGTTCACCACCAGACAGGGTGCCGACGGCCTGATCCGGCCCCCGCAGATTGATGCCCATTTTACGCATCTCAGTCATGGTAATCCGATTGGCATAGTCGTGATCGAACAGTTTCAAGGGCCCGATCTTGCGGATCGGCTCGTTGCCCATGAAGAAGTTACGACTGACTGACATTAAAGGGATCATCGCAAGATGTTGGTGAACCGTAGCAATCCCCGCAGTGATCGCATCGCGCGGATCCGCAAAATGCATCGGCTGACCTTCGAACAGGATCTCGCCTTTGGTGGGTTTATGCACCCCTGACATTGTCTTGATGAAAGTGGATTTTCCAGCGCCATTATCGCCCAGCAGGCAATGGCACTCGCCCGGAAACACATCAACAGAGACGCCAGCCAAAGCTATCACACTGCCAAAGTGCTTCTCGATGCCCTGCATCCGAACCAGCGGAGTTTGTGTAGCAATCATATCAACGCTCCCCTGTGATAACACGGCGGATGTAGGTATTGAGGATCACCGCGAACAGCAGGATCAGACCCAGGAACACACGAAAGAGCGAGCTTTCGACCCCAGCAAAGAACAGCCCTTGCTGAACCACGCCAAAAATCAACGCGCCCAGTGCTGCCCCCACAACTGACCCATAGCCACCGGTTAGCAAGGCACCGCCGATCACCACGGCAATGATGGCCTCGAATTCTTTCAGCAAGCCGCGGTCCGAACCGGCACCACCAAATTCCATGACCTGACAAGTGGCAAAAACGGTCGCGCAGAAGGCCGTGAACATAAACATCAGAATCTTGACGCGGTTCACCGGCACGCCGGAATTGCGCGCGGCCTCAGCATCGCCGCCAGCTGCAAAAATCCAGTTGCCAAACCGTGTCTTGGTCAGGATCACATGGCCGACGATGACCAACAGGATTGCCCAGACAATCAGCATTGGCAACCCATCGACCACCGGCTGCCCCTTGCGGGTGCCGCGTTCAAAAACAGCAATCCAACCATTGTCGCCAAACCACTGGAACAGGCCTGTCAGGATCTTACCTCCAAACAATGAAGCCAGCCAATCACCTTCGGCAGCGTCAGCCACACCACCGATAATAGTTTTACGTTCAATGGTTTGTGGCAGATAGATAGCAAAGCCACGCAGGATGAAGAGAAACGCAAGCGTCACGATAAAACTGGGCAGACCCGTGCGCACCACAATAAATCCGTTCAGCGCACCGATGGCTGTCGCGATCGCAAAGGTTACCAGAATAGCCAACCAGACCGGCCAGCCCAGCGTTACGCTGAAAATGGCGATCAACATTCCCGCAAAGCCAATCATAGAGCCGACAGATAGGTCGAATTCGCCAGCAATCATCAGCAGGCAGGCTCCAACCGCGATGATCATGAATTGCGCCGAAATCTGGCTCCAGTTCATCACACCCTGACTGTTGAACATGCCACTATCACCGGCAAAGATCAGGAACATGGCAAAGACGGCGATAGTTCCGATGATCCCGCCCAATTCTGGTCGGATCATCGCCTCGCGGAACTTCGAACGGTTCTTGATCCGCTCATCGTCCGCAAATTGGGTTTGTGCGTCAGACATAGTGCTCTCTCTGAAAAAAGGGCGGCCAATTTACACCGACCGCCCACCCATGGGGGAGATGATTACCGGTACTCGCCCGCGAACTGTTCGACCTTTTCCAGGCCGTCCTTGGTTACAAAACCAGGGCCAGAGTTGATATTGTTGCCAGGCAGCACGCCATAGCGGTGGTAGTTGGTCAGAACCACAACCGGCAGATATGCTTGCAGGAAAGGCTGCTGATCGATACCCCAGTTAATGACACCGGATTTCAGACCTTTGACGATCTCCTCGCCCAGATCGAAGGTACCAAAGTAGATATCACCAGCCATCCCATTTTCATCCAACGCCAGCATGGTCGGATCTGCTGAGGTCGGCCCAAGGGTCAGGATCGCGTCGGTTTCGGGGTTGGTATTCAGATATGCCAGAACACGGTTCTTGATCTCGGCTGGATCCTGACCACTGTCGATCATTTGGTCACCCAGCTCAACGCCAAGCCCGTCGGCGAAACCTTGGCAGCGTTCTGTCGAAGACGGCGAGCTGATGTAGTGATTCACACAGAGAAAGCTGCCTACGCCATCGGCCTTGGCACGCATACCCGCCGCATGGCCTGCGTCATACTCCGGCTGACCAACATACATCAGCGCCCCAACTTCGCGGGCCTGATCCGGGGTGCCGGAGTTCATGATGATAACGTCAACACCGCTGTCGACCGCTGCGCGGATCGGGCCGGACAGCACCTCATAGTCGGACAGGGTGGTGATGATGCCGTTGGGACCTGATGCCGCGGCCTGTTCGATGATGCGGGCCATATCTGCCAGGTCACCGGTCGGCGGGTTGCGGTACTCCACCTCGACGTTCATCTGCTCACCAGCCAGGGCAATGCCATTTTTGATGGTGTTCCACCAGCTGTCACTGTCAGGCGCGTGGCTAACCAGGATGTATTTCTCGCCTTCGGCAGAGGCAGTCGTTGCTACCATCAGCGGTGCTGCAGCAACTGTTGTCGCCAGCATGAATGTCTTGAAAATTGACGTCATTCTTTCCTCCCAAAGTTTTTCGTCGTGACCGCGTCCGGGCGCTCCCCTCTGCGTCGAACAAGAGGTAATCACGAATCGAATAATTTTGCAACCGGTTGCAAAATGTGACACCATTTTTTCTGCTGAACTCTGACGAAATCCGCGATAGGTAGTCTGACCCGGCACGCAGCCGGTTGCGATATGAGCGGACGGGCCCGATATCGGCCCCGACAAAGGGAAGACCTGACATGGCTGTAACGCTGAAAGATGTGGCAGAACGAGCCCAAGTATCGCGATCTGCGGTATCACGGACCTTCACCGATGGGGCGTCGGTCTCGGAAAAGATGCGGCGCAAAGTCGAAAAAGCTGCACAAGAGCTTGGCTATAGTCCCAATGCGCTGGCCTCGTCGCTAACAACCGGGCGCACCAAACTGATAGGCTTGGTCTCCAACAACTTTCACAACCCGATCTTCCTTGAGGTCTTTGACCGGTTCACCCGCCGCCTGCAGGATCGCGGCCTGCGGCCACTGCTGGTGAACCTCTCCGATGAAACGGATCCGGAAAACTCGGTGCGGATGCTGCGACAGTATTCCGTGGATGGTGTCGTTGTAGCCTCATCCACTCTCCCGCCGGGATTTGCCAAGGCGTTTCGCGATGCTGGCGTGCCTGTGGTCCACAGTTTTGGCCGCTCGTCCTCCACCCCGCAGGTACATGTTGTGGGGATCGACAACGTCGAATGTGGCCGGATAGCCGCACGCACCCTTGTCGCGCGCGGCTATCGCAGACTGGCCTTCATGGGCGGCCCCCAAACAGCCACCTCGACCCAGGATCGCTACAAAGGGTTCACAAGTGAGATGGACGCCCACCCAGAGATCGTAATTTCTGCAAGTTTTGCAGAGGATTATTCATTCGATGCCGGCCGTCGAGAAATGTTGCGCCTGTTGCAGAGCGCGCCCGCCGAAGCCTATTTCTGCGGCGATGACGTTTTGTCGATCGGCGCCCTTAGCGCTATCCGCGAGCAAGGTTTACAAGTACCAAACGACATTGGCGTTATTGGTCTCAACGACATGGAAATGGCCGGCTGGGAGAGCATCGATCTCACCACGATTCATCAACCAATCGAACAGATCGTCAATTCCTCAATCGAGTTGGTTGTCGCCATGCTGGACGACCCCGAACGTTATCCCGAGGCGCGTATTTTTCCATGCCATGTGGTGGAGCGCGGAACGCTGCGGCCGTAAAAACCTTGAACCACCGGCAAAGAAGAAGGGCGCCAGATGCCGACGCCCCTGCTTCAGGCCAACGCCTCAATCAGCGAAACATCGGCGGGCGGGCATCAACCCACGCACCGTCTGTGGCCCCGCTTTCAGCGACCGCAAAAACCGCCGCCATTGACCGCAACCCGTCCTCGGCCCGCGGGTATAGGTCGGCGGCGGGATCCATCGAGCGTCCCACTTTGTCGGCCCTGATCGCCTCAGCCAAGTCGCTATAAATATTTGCAAATGCCAAAGGCATCCCTTCGGCGTGGCCAACTGTGACACGACTGGTGCGATCGGCCTCTGGGCTGAGGTTGCCCTCGCCACGTTCGATCACCTGCAACCGCTCACCAAGGGGCATCCAATAAAGCTGGTTTGGCTGCTCCTGAGACCAACGAAGACCACCTGTCTCACCAAACACCTGCAAGGTCAGCCCGTGCTGGCGTCCGATCGCCACCGACGAGGTCCAGAGCCGCCCGACGGTGCCGCCATCAAAGCGCATATTGACCATGGCGTCGTCTTCCAGAACCCGGCTGTCGATACAGCTGACTGTATCTGCTGACAGGCGTTCCAGCTCCTGACCAATGACAAAACTCGCCATATGCAGCGCGTGAATACCACAATCAGCGAATTGGGCAGAGACTCCGGCCTGCGCGGGATCGTAGCGCCAACGCACCCGCGGATTGTCTGCATCAGCCGCGTCCGCATGGTGGCCGTGGGCGAATTCAGCCTTCACAAGCCGGATTTTGCCAAGGTCGCCACGCGCGACCATCGCCTTCATATGACGGACAAGCGAATAGCCGGAATAGCCATAGTTCACGGCGCAGATCTTTCCCTGCGCCTTGGCGATATTGACGATTTCCTCGCCTTCTTCCACGGTCATTGTCATCGGCTTTTCGCAGAGCACATGAAAGCCAGCTTCCAGAAACCTCTTGGTGATCTC
This window encodes:
- a CDS encoding beta-galactosidase; the protein is MQRTLGTCYYPEHWPEEIWQEDAARMVEVGLTWVRIGEFAWSRIEPTSGDLRWDWLDRAIDTLVSAGLKVILGTPTATPPRWILDRHPDMLALDAEGRPRGFGSRRHYCFSHEGYRAECRRIVTLIAERYGPGDRIAAWQTDNEYGCHDTTISYSPAAQLAFCKWLEQRYDGDISALNIAWGNVFWSMDYNRFDQIALPNLTVTEPNPAHVQAFRRFSSDQVVAFNRDQARILRTHSRAPIAHNYMGRVTDFDHYKTGDDLDIASWDSYPLGFLEDRVGASAEDQRRYARQGDPDFQAFHHDLYRAVGRGRWWVMEQQPGPVNWAPYNPAPLPGMVRFWTWEAFAHGAEAVCYFRWRQAPFAQEQMHAGMLRPDSVPAQAFAEAQQVSEELATTPDVQHTQAPVALIFDYDAEWAWQTQPHGAGLSYFNLVLDHYRALRRAGLSVDIAAPTRRDFAGYNLILAPGLMHLAQPLRDALTQTSAIILYGPRTGVRNEEFSIPVPLPPGLTGLDLRVIATESLRPDMSVPLAPPTQGNIKGYVETLEGSAKALLRDTSGKKVAVTSGRQIYCGGWLDATGLDHLIALLCAQAGLATRSLPEGVRIRQTETEEFWFNHNATPIKTEVGTLPAACVLRRRLTR
- a CDS encoding ATP-binding cassette domain-containing protein, producing the protein MIATQTPLVRMQGIEKHFGSVIALAGVSVDVFPGECHCLLGDNGAGKSTFIKTMSGVHKPTKGEILFEGQPMHFADPRDAITAGIATVHQHLAMIPLMSVSRNFFMGNEPIRKIGPLKLFDHDYANRITMTEMRKMGINLRGPDQAVGTLSGGERQTVAIARAVHFGAKVLILDEPTSALGVRQTANVLATIDKVRKQGVAVVFITHNVRHAMAVGDRFTVLNRGQTLGTARRGEITPEELQDLMAGGQELATLEGSLGGTV
- a CDS encoding SDR family NAD(P)-dependent oxidoreductase, which codes for MTDTATFPDLNGASVFITGGGSGIGAALTEGFLRQGAKVAFVGRSDASAFVDQMETQTGNRPLFIRCDITNVSALRTAIDQAAQTHGPITALVNNAANDQRHATLEVEEEFWDWAQAINLKAYFFACQAVLPGMQAAGGGAIVNFTSISYMMGNSGYPAYTTANAGLNGLTRSLAREFGPDRVRVNALAPGWVLTEKQLDKWATPDALAAHLERQCLKDHLSPQDIVASALFLASASSRMITGQTLVVDGGVVVTG
- a CDS encoding ABC transporter permease, translated to MSDAQTQFADDERIKNRSKFREAMIRPELGGIIGTIAVFAMFLIFAGDSGMFNSQGVMNWSQISAQFMIIAVGACLLMIAGEFDLSVGSMIGFAGMLIAIFSVTLGWPVWLAILVTFAIATAIGALNGFIVVRTGLPSFIVTLAFLFILRGFAIYLPQTIERKTIIGGVADAAEGDWLASLFGGKILTGLFQWFGDNGWIAVFERGTRKGQPVVDGLPMLIVWAILLVIVGHVILTKTRFGNWIFAAGGDAEAARNSGVPVNRVKILMFMFTAFCATVFATCQVMEFGGAGSDRGLLKEFEAIIAVVIGGALLTGGYGSVVGAALGALIFGVVQQGLFFAGVESSLFRVFLGLILLFAVILNTYIRRVITGER
- a CDS encoding Gfo/Idh/MocA family protein, coding for MTKLKWGMIGGGEGSQIGPAHRLGAGLDGAFEFVAAALDHRPEEGRAYGQRLGLAADRAYGDWQEMLEGERNRDDRVDLVTVATPNATHFEITKRFLEAGFHVLCEKPMTMTVEEGEEIVNIAKAQGKICAVNYGYSGYSLVRHMKAMVARGDLGKIRLVKAEFAHGHHADAADADNPRVRWRYDPAQAGVSAQFADCGIHALHMASFVIGQELERLSADTVSCIDSRVLEDDAMVNMRFDGGTVGRLWTSSVAIGRQHGLTLQVFGETGGLRWSQEQPNQLYWMPLGERLQVIERGEGNLSPEADRTSRVTVGHAEGMPLAFANIYSDLAEAIRADKVGRSMDPAADLYPRAEDGLRSMAAVFAVAESGATDGAWVDARPPMFR
- a CDS encoding SMP-30/gluconolactonase/LRE family protein; translation: MTSDPFCHPQAAEIFSETCCTLGEGPLWHPTRNQLFWFDIIEKRLLTVQDGAEQSWQFDECVSAAGWVDEMTLIIASASALWQFDIATGARAHIVDLEADQTLTRSNDGRADPWGGFWIGTMGYNAEPGLGAIYRYYHGELRRIVADQTITNAICFAPNRSCAYFTDTTTGKIMRQPLAAGDGWPIGTADVFLDLSGKDFGPDGAIVDTIGRFWNAQWGASRVAVYGADGTLEEIYPVPTSQASCPALGGADFSRLFITTAAEGLDDPDAGRTYHIQTTAKGQREHRVIL
- a CDS encoding LacI family DNA-binding transcriptional regulator, whose amino-acid sequence is MAVTLKDVAERAQVSRSAVSRTFTDGASVSEKMRRKVEKAAQELGYSPNALASSLTTGRTKLIGLVSNNFHNPIFLEVFDRFTRRLQDRGLRPLLVNLSDETDPENSVRMLRQYSVDGVVVASSTLPPGFAKAFRDAGVPVVHSFGRSSSTPQVHVVGIDNVECGRIAARTLVARGYRRLAFMGGPQTATSTQDRYKGFTSEMDAHPEIVISASFAEDYSFDAGRREMLRLLQSAPAEAYFCGDDVLSIGALSAIREQGLQVPNDIGVIGLNDMEMAGWESIDLTTIHQPIEQIVNSSIELVVAMLDDPERYPEARIFPCHVVERGTLRP
- a CDS encoding IlvD/Edd family dehydratase is translated as MTKDRRNRAWYGKLDKDGFIHRSWMKNQGFPDHAFDGRPIIGICNTWSELTPCNSGLRDLAEGVKRGVWEAGGFPVEFPVMSLGETQMKPTAMLFRNLLAMDVEESIRAYGIDGVVLLGGCDKTTPGQLMGAASVDLPAIVVSSGPMLNGKWQGKDIGSGTDVWKFSEAVRAGEMTLQDFMAAESGMSRSKGVCMTMGTASTMASLVEAMGMSLPTNAALPAVDARRMALAHLTGKRIVEMVEEELKPSDILTRDAFINAIMANAAVGGSTNAVVHLLALAGRVGVELTLDDFNLGSDIPLLVNCMPSGKYLMEDFCYAGGMPVVLRQLAETGHLRPNTTVLGGDIRAYTDGAECFNGDVIKSFADPVKPAAGLRVLRGNLAPNGAIVKPSAATDHLLEHEGEAYVFDTIEDMKANIDRDDLPVTKDSILVLKGVGPKGYPGMPEVGNMPIPRKLVRDGVRDMIRISDGRMSGTAFGTVILHVSPESQAGGPLGLVQTGDRIRVSASAGSLDLLVAEEELQARRRAWLPEPPHYTRGYAKLYVDSVLQAEQGADLDFLVGKDTRPVTRESH
- a CDS encoding 2-dehydro-3-deoxy-6-phosphogalactonate aldolase, coding for MNRNIIAILRGLHPEEARPITDTLIDAGITRIEVPLNSPDPFDSIAAMLEQAEGRATIGAGTVLDTDAVARLAGMGAQMVVSPDCNPDVIRATKAAGILSYPGVFTASECFAALRAGADGLKFFPAFKLGLDGFSALKAVLPTDAETYAVGGVGPDDFAAWQRAGITGFGLGASLYAPGRSTLDVARLAAEIVAAYDEAFDDQ
- a CDS encoding sugar ABC transporter substrate-binding protein; translation: MTSIFKTFMLATTVAAAPLMVATTASAEGEKYILVSHAPDSDSWWNTIKNGIALAGEQMNVEVEYRNPPTGDLADMARIIEQAAASGPNGIITTLSDYEVLSGPIRAAVDSGVDVIIMNSGTPDQAREVGALMYVGQPEYDAGHAAGMRAKADGVGSFLCVNHYISSPSSTERCQGFADGLGVELGDQMIDSGQDPAEIKNRVLAYLNTNPETDAILTLGPTSADPTMLALDENGMAGDIYFGTFDLGEEIVKGLKSGVINWGIDQQPFLQAYLPVVVLTNYHRYGVLPGNNINSGPGFVTKDGLEKVEQFAGEYR
- a CDS encoding 2-dehydro-3-deoxygalactonokinase; the protein is MTRQIGPETGTGGPAGPLAWIAADWGTTQLRLWLLDDQNRVLHRIKSDKGMSQLTPDTYEPTLLELLATHLPSLGNDKQDAISVICCGMVGSRQGWAEAPYSTAPCPPPGIDQATLAPIRDPRLTVYLLPGIKTLTPADVMRGEETQIAGFLAQEAVSGSDHTQLICLPGTHSKWARLQDGQVTRFTTFMTGEVFALLQGHSVLRHCVADTGWDDDAFATALSEALSNPAQTVASLFRIRADALLSDQSEETARARLSGLLIGAELAATRHDWTTHPMTILGTEQLARRYEQALLLQGCKPRRVDAETLTLAGLCAARAHLRKNLSP